The following proteins are encoded in a genomic region of Thermococcus henrietii:
- a CDS encoding FumA C-terminus/TtdB family hydratase beta subunit produces MAVRLKTPLSMEDVLRLKAGDVVYLSGEIVTARDSAHRRILSTPREELPFNPEGAVIYHCGPVVRETERGYEIVSAGPTTSARMNRYLDGVLGLGVRGIIGKGGMGAEPFRGRAVYFAFTGGAGSLAAKSIKRVKAVHWLDLGIPEALWVLEVEDFPLIVAIDAHGNSLYR; encoded by the coding sequence GTGGCAGTGAGGCTGAAAACCCCGCTGAGCATGGAGGACGTCCTTAGACTGAAGGCGGGGGACGTCGTTTACCTGTCGGGAGAAATCGTCACCGCGAGGGACTCGGCCCACAGGCGGATTCTGAGCACACCGAGGGAAGAGCTCCCGTTTAACCCGGAGGGGGCCGTAATCTACCACTGCGGGCCGGTCGTGAGGGAGACGGAGAGGGGCTACGAGATAGTGTCTGCCGGGCCGACGACGAGCGCGAGGATGAACCGCTACCTCGACGGGGTTCTTGGCCTGGGCGTCAGGGGAATAATCGGGAAGGGAGGAATGGGCGCTGAGCCGTTCAGGGGCAGAGCGGTTTACTTCGCCTTCACGGGCGGGGCCGGCTCGCTCGCCGCCAAAAGCATAAAGCGGGTCAAAGCCGTCCACTGGCTCGACCTTGGGATACCGGAGGCCCTCTGGGTCCTCGAGGTGGAGGACTTCCCACTGATTGTTGCCATAGATGCGCACGGAAACTCGCTCTACCGGTAG
- a CDS encoding hydroxyacid dehydrogenase, translating to MKVLVAAPLHEKALEVLKNAGFEVLYEEYPDEEKLIELVHDVDAIIVRSKPKVTRKVIENAPKLKVIGRAGVGLDNIDLEAAKERGVKVVNSPGASSRSVAELVFGLLFAVARKVAFADRKMRKGIWAKKQCLGIELEGKTMGIVGFGRIGYEVAKIANAFGMNVLLYDPKPNEERAKEVGGKFVELEELLRESDVVTLHVPLIDATYHLINEERLKLMKKTAILINAARGPVVDTNALVKALQEGWIYGAGLDVYEEEPLPKDHPLTKLDNVVLTPHIGASTEEAQMRAGVQVAEQIVEILKG from the coding sequence ATGAAGGTTCTCGTTGCGGCACCACTGCACGAGAAAGCTTTGGAGGTTTTGAAGAACGCCGGTTTTGAAGTTCTTTACGAGGAGTACCCGGACGAGGAGAAGTTGATAGAGCTCGTCCACGATGTTGACGCTATTATCGTTAGGAGCAAGCCGAAGGTGACGAGAAAGGTCATCGAAAACGCTCCCAAGCTCAAGGTCATCGGAAGGGCCGGCGTCGGCCTGGACAACATAGACCTCGAGGCCGCGAAGGAAAGGGGGGTTAAGGTCGTCAACAGCCCCGGAGCGAGCTCAAGGAGCGTTGCGGAGCTCGTCTTTGGTCTGCTCTTTGCAGTTGCCAGAAAGGTGGCCTTCGCCGACAGGAAGATGAGAAAAGGCATCTGGGCCAAGAAGCAGTGCCTCGGAATCGAACTCGAGGGCAAGACCATGGGAATCGTCGGCTTCGGAAGGATAGGCTACGAGGTCGCGAAAATCGCGAACGCCTTTGGAATGAACGTCCTCCTCTACGACCCCAAGCCGAACGAGGAGCGCGCAAAGGAGGTCGGCGGAAAGTTCGTCGAGCTTGAGGAGCTCCTCAGGGAGAGCGACGTCGTGACCTTACACGTCCCGCTCATCGATGCCACCTACCACCTCATAAACGAGGAGAGGCTCAAGCTCATGAAGAAGACCGCTATACTCATAAACGCCGCCCGCGGCCCCGTTGTTGACACCAACGCCCTCGTCAAGGCCCTCCAGGAGGGCTGGATTTACGGAGCGGGCCTCGACGTCTACGAAGAGGAGCCACTCCCGAAGGACCATCCGCTGACGAAGCTCGACAACGTGGTCCTAACGCCCCACATCGGAGCCTCCACCGAGGAGGCCCAGATGCGCGCTGGAGTCCAGGTCGCGGAGCAGATAGTCGAGATTCTCAAGGGCTGA
- a CDS encoding fumarate hydratase: protein MIGAIVEAIRLAVTRIPDDVVSALRDAYEREENGVARFNLENILRAIEIGRTESIPVCQDTGTLTFFVKAGLDSPFLGEIEGAIVKATRLATKEVPLRPNAVDVLTGKNSGDNTGRGVPVIHWELVEGDEIEMAVLPKGGGSENCSALAMLTPGEGWEGVKRFVVERVKACGGKPCPPVVLGIGVGGGADYSLLLAKKALLRRVGERNPDERIAEIEEELLEEVNALGIGPMGMGGKTTALDVKVEVAHRHPASFPVGLVVQCWANRRAFLRVKPDGRVEVWQ from the coding sequence TTGATAGGGGCAATCGTCGAGGCTATAAGGCTCGCAGTGACGAGGATTCCGGACGACGTCGTTTCCGCTCTAAGAGACGCTTACGAGCGCGAGGAAAACGGGGTGGCGCGTTTCAACCTTGAGAACATATTAAGGGCGATAGAGATTGGCAGAACCGAGTCCATACCCGTCTGTCAGGACACGGGGACGCTCACCTTCTTCGTGAAAGCCGGCCTGGACAGCCCGTTTCTGGGGGAAATCGAGGGGGCGATAGTGAAAGCCACGAGGCTTGCCACGAAGGAGGTCCCGCTCAGGCCCAACGCGGTGGACGTTCTCACGGGAAAGAACTCGGGCGACAACACGGGCAGGGGCGTTCCGGTAATCCACTGGGAACTCGTTGAAGGCGATGAAATCGAGATGGCGGTTCTGCCGAAGGGTGGCGGAAGCGAGAACTGCTCGGCTTTGGCAATGCTCACGCCGGGCGAGGGATGGGAAGGAGTTAAGCGCTTCGTGGTCGAGAGGGTCAAGGCCTGCGGTGGAAAGCCCTGTCCTCCGGTTGTTCTGGGCATAGGCGTCGGCGGTGGTGCCGATTACTCCCTCCTGCTGGCAAAGAAGGCCCTCCTGAGGAGGGTCGGCGAGAGGAACCCCGATGAAAGGATTGCGGAAATCGAGGAGGAGCTCTTGGAGGAAGTGAACGCCCTCGGGATCGGCCCGATGGGGATGGGTGGGAAAACGACCGCCCTGGACGTGAAGGTAGAGGTCGCCCACAGGCATCCTGCAAGCTTTCCAGTCGGTTTAGTCGTCCAGTGCTGGGCCAACAGGCGGGCGTTTCTGAGGGTAAAGCCCGACGGGAGGGTAGAGGTGTGGCAGTGA
- a CDS encoding ATP-binding protein: MKAEELKRVLADQWETLREKLERENIVERELKEKIVKNFSPTAHIITGPRRSGKSVLSATLPGKPLYVNFEDPAMAGFGVEDYKELLRAGYELLGEFDYIVLDEVQEVEGWERMVSVLRESHPTVVTGSNARLLSREFSTYLTGRYLSYTLLPFSFREFLAYRGIKPEVRTTRDEARVKRALTEYIERGGFPEALRFGREYLVNLYNDIITRDVIVRYGVRNVRELKEVAFYLFSNFAGRFTYSKTKNVLGIGNVETVKNYVEYLQSAYLIFELPKFSFKPKEVVRSDKKVYAIDTGMLNAVLPKVSENIGRLMENVVFLELLRLKHYWRPGLELYYYRDAKGEVDFVAKENGSVELIQVTYASEEGEIAGRELENLFRVMELSGVKRGTLVTWDYSGEITRNGLRVNAVPLWRWLLNSRVNLFNSHTQP; this comes from the coding sequence ATGAAGGCAGAGGAACTCAAGAGGGTTTTGGCGGACCAGTGGGAGACCCTCCGCGAGAAGCTCGAAAGGGAGAACATCGTCGAGAGGGAGCTAAAAGAGAAGATAGTGAAGAACTTCAGCCCAACGGCCCACATAATAACGGGGCCGAGGCGCTCCGGAAAGTCCGTTCTTTCGGCAACCCTGCCGGGCAAGCCACTCTACGTAAACTTCGAGGACCCTGCGATGGCGGGGTTCGGCGTGGAGGACTACAAGGAACTACTCAGAGCCGGCTACGAGCTCCTCGGCGAGTTCGACTACATAGTCCTCGACGAGGTTCAGGAAGTTGAAGGCTGGGAGCGAATGGTCTCGGTTCTGAGGGAGAGCCATCCCACCGTCGTTACGGGGAGCAACGCTCGCCTTCTCTCGCGGGAGTTCTCAACCTACCTGACCGGCCGGTACCTGAGCTACACCCTCCTCCCGTTTTCGTTTAGGGAGTTCTTGGCTTACAGGGGGATTAAACCGGAGGTTAGAACCACGAGGGACGAGGCAAGGGTAAAGAGAGCCCTAACGGAGTACATCGAGCGCGGGGGCTTTCCAGAGGCGCTACGCTTCGGCAGGGAGTACCTCGTGAACCTCTACAACGACATAATCACGAGGGACGTTATAGTCCGCTACGGCGTTAGAAACGTCCGCGAGCTGAAGGAGGTCGCGTTCTATCTCTTCTCGAACTTCGCGGGCAGGTTTACCTACAGCAAGACGAAGAACGTCCTTGGAATCGGCAACGTCGAGACGGTCAAGAACTACGTTGAGTACCTCCAATCGGCCTACCTGATATTCGAGCTTCCTAAGTTCTCCTTCAAGCCGAAAGAAGTCGTGAGAAGCGATAAGAAAGTCTACGCAATCGACACGGGGATGCTCAACGCCGTCCTGCCGAAGGTTTCCGAGAACATCGGCAGACTCATGGAGAACGTCGTCTTCCTCGAACTCCTGAGGCTCAAACATTACTGGAGGCCGGGACTTGAGCTCTACTACTACAGGGACGCGAAGGGCGAAGTGGACTTCGTCGCCAAGGAGAACGGGAGTGTTGAGCTGATTCAGGTCACCTACGCCTCAGAGGAAGGAGAGATAGCAGGGAGGGAGCTGGAAAACCTTTTCAGGGTTATGGAACTCTCCGGCGTGAAAAGGGGAACGCTCGTGACGTGGGATTACTCCGGCGAGATAACGAGGAACGGACTGAGGGTTAACGCCGTTCCCCTCTGGAGGTGGCTTTTAAATTCCCGCGTCAATCTTTTTAACTCTCACACCCAGCCTTAG